In a single window of the Niabella ginsenosidivorans genome:
- a CDS encoding right-handed parallel beta-helix repeat-containing protein produces the protein MKKIQLLFFVVGACFSNCNPSGKTAGLKKNPAGNHSSLHPVTYYVDPDGNDNNKGTSASAAWKTLSKVNSVIFLPGDRILLKSGGVWNEPLYPKGSGKAGALIIIDKYGGTIRPVINGGGKTNGSSTLLLNKVSYWEVNNLEITNKVPERVTYAATGIRVNGGDRPDSFFTNITIKNCYVHDVNAATARQSNYVKGTGGIIINGKVKDVLVQNCHIANCSVEGLRTTGFSDRESRLKNIVFDNNFIENIYGDGIVMAQVSSGSRVTHNTVYNACMTNDINFAGIWTVGSSNTIISHNEVYGMKGGGPNDGMAFDADGWDEPSATEGDIFEYNYSHDNNGGFFLFMNHSNNIIVRYNVSVNDVGKTGRKKLFLIQNSPNKDRFVYNNVFYIKNPVNMLFWEGTGALFANNIFYTEAAISRLASVTPDARARFSNNCFYPAAVFSLLNWGTSVRSNNFYDNPLFVNPGSGPGFEAAGGYILRSGSPCRNAGIFIRNNGGTDFSGNHLPEDNPDVGAFQHTVRSGAGSSLGKKQKQP, from the coding sequence ATGAAAAAGATCCAGTTGCTGTTTTTTGTTGTAGGGGCTTGCTTTTCAAACTGCAATCCCTCCGGAAAGACAGCCGGCCTGAAAAAGAATCCTGCTGGCAACCATAGCTCCCTTCACCCTGTTACCTATTATGTAGATCCTGATGGAAACGACAACAACAAAGGGACCAGCGCTTCGGCCGCATGGAAAACATTGTCCAAAGTAAATTCCGTAATCTTTTTACCCGGAGACCGCATTTTGTTAAAAAGCGGAGGCGTATGGAATGAGCCCCTGTATCCCAAAGGCTCCGGCAAGGCAGGTGCGCTGATTATTATTGATAAATACGGCGGTACTATACGGCCGGTCATCAATGGCGGAGGTAAAACAAACGGATCCAGTACATTGCTTTTAAACAAGGTTTCCTATTGGGAGGTGAACAACCTGGAAATAACCAATAAAGTGCCTGAGCGTGTTACATACGCTGCTACCGGGATCCGGGTAAACGGTGGCGATCGGCCGGATTCTTTTTTCACAAATATTACTATTAAAAACTGTTATGTACATGATGTAAATGCGGCAACTGCCAGGCAATCCAATTATGTGAAAGGAACAGGAGGAATCATTATTAATGGCAAAGTAAAGGATGTATTGGTTCAAAACTGTCATATTGCGAACTGCTCTGTAGAGGGATTACGCACCACAGGTTTTTCCGATAGGGAAAGCAGGTTGAAAAATATTGTATTTGATAATAATTTCATCGAAAATATCTATGGAGATGGTATTGTTATGGCACAGGTAAGTAGCGGCAGCAGGGTTACCCATAATACGGTTTATAATGCTTGTATGACCAATGATATTAACTTTGCCGGTATCTGGACAGTGGGCAGCAGTAACACGATCATTTCTCATAATGAGGTATACGGAATGAAAGGGGGTGGTCCAAATGACGGTATGGCGTTTGATGCCGACGGATGGGATGAACCTTCTGCCACCGAAGGCGATATTTTTGAATATAATTATTCCCATGATAATAACGGTGGGTTTTTCCTGTTTATGAATCACTCTAATAACATTATTGTAAGGTATAATGTTAGTGTGAATGATGTAGGCAAAACCGGTCGGAAAAAACTTTTTCTTATTCAAAATAGTCCCAACAAAGATCGCTTTGTTTATAACAATGTGTTTTATATAAAAAACCCGGTGAATATGTTATTCTGGGAAGGTACAGGCGCGCTCTTTGCAAATAATATTTTTTATACAGAAGCTGCTATAAGCAGGCTGGCCAGTGTAACGCCGGATGCAAGAGCCCGGTTCAGTAATAATTGTTTTTATCCTGCTGCCGTTTTCTCACTGCTCAATTGGGGCACTTCTGTGCGCAGTAATAATTTTTACGATAATCCGCTATTTGTAAACCCCGGATCCGGTCCGGGTTTTGAGGCAGCCGGTGGGTATATTCTGCGTTCCGGATCACCTTGCCGTAATGCCGGTATTTTTATCAGGAACAATGGAGGAACCGATTTTTCCGGAAATCACCTTCCCGAAGACAATCCGGATGTGGGCGCTTTTCAACATACTGTTAGATCCGGTGCTGGCAGTTCATTGGGTAAAAAACAGAAGCAGCCTTAA